In Oleomonas cavernae, a genomic segment contains:
- a CDS encoding class I tRNA ligase family protein, with product MLKKTYDPAAVEPRLYAQWEASGAFGVGKRTGGEPYTIVIPPPNVTGSLHMGHALNNTLQDILVRLQRMRGRDVLWQPGTDHAGIATQMVVERQLAQSGENRSRRDLGRAEFIKRVWAWKEVSGGTITGQLRRLGASCDWSRERFTMDEGLSAAVRKVFVTLYRDGLLYKDKRLVNWDPQLLTAISDLEVESREVKGHLWHIRYPIEGTDDFVTVATTRPETMLGDSGIAVHPDDERYRHL from the coding sequence ATGCTTAAGAAGACCTACGACCCCGCCGCCGTCGAACCCCGCCTCTATGCCCAGTGGGAGGCCTCGGGCGCCTTCGGCGTGGGCAAGCGCACCGGTGGTGAGCCCTACACCATCGTGATCCCGCCGCCCAACGTCACCGGCAGCCTGCACATGGGCCACGCCCTGAACAACACGCTGCAAGACATTTTGGTGCGCCTGCAGCGGATGCGCGGGCGTGACGTGCTGTGGCAGCCGGGTACCGACCATGCCGGCATCGCCACCCAGATGGTGGTGGAACGCCAACTGGCCCAATCGGGCGAGAACCGCTCGCGCCGGGACCTCGGCCGCGCAGAATTCATCAAGCGCGTCTGGGCCTGGAAGGAAGTCTCGGGCGGTACCATCACCGGCCAGTTGCGCCGGCTGGGGGCGTCGTGCGACTGGAGCCGCGAACGCTTCACCATGGACGAGGGCCTGAGCGCCGCGGTGCGCAAGGTCTTCGTCACCCTGTACCGCGACGGCCTGCTCTACAAGGACAAGCGCCTGGTCAACTGGGACCCGCAGCTTCTCACCGCGATTTCCGACCTCGAGGTCGAGAGCCGCGAGGTGAAGGGCCACCTCTGGCACATCCGCTATCCCATCGAAGGCACCGACGACTTCGTCACCGTGGCGACGACGCGGCCCGAAACCATGCTGGGCGACAGCGGCATCGCCGTCCATCCCGACGACGAGCGCTACCGCCACCTGG